A stretch of Cupriavidus necator DNA encodes these proteins:
- a CDS encoding TRAP transporter substrate-binding protein, with protein sequence MERRSFLLKASAVAATGALAACGKGEEKAAPAAASGPAAPAVVGSNPAVEWRLASSFPKSLDTIFGGSELLSARVKELTDGKFNIKVFAAGEIVPGLQVLDAVQNNTVQIGHTAGYYYFGKNPTLCFDTTVPFGLTARQQNAWMMQGNGMKLMREFFKEYNVVNFLGGNTNAQMGGWFRKEIKTVADLQGLKYRIAGFAGVVLSRLGVVPQQIAGGDIYPALEKGTIDAAEWVGPYDDEKLGFYKVAPYYYYPGWWEGSAQLSFYASATEYEKLPALYKRALETATIEAHTNMMAKYDTVNPQALARLLENGVKLRPFSKEIMEACFKATQESYADETAKNPSFKKIYDDWRVFRNNQAAWFNVAEQGFAQFSFARKL encoded by the coding sequence ATGGAACGTCGTTCCTTTCTGTTGAAAGCGTCGGCCGTGGCCGCCACCGGGGCACTGGCCGCGTGCGGCAAGGGTGAAGAGAAGGCTGCACCTGCCGCCGCCAGCGGGCCGGCAGCGCCGGCCGTGGTCGGCAGCAACCCGGCCGTGGAATGGCGCCTGGCCTCGAGCTTCCCCAAGTCGCTCGACACCATCTTCGGCGGTTCCGAACTGCTGTCGGCCCGCGTCAAGGAACTGACCGACGGCAAGTTCAACATCAAGGTCTTTGCCGCCGGTGAAATCGTGCCGGGCCTGCAGGTGCTGGACGCGGTGCAGAACAACACCGTGCAGATAGGCCACACCGCCGGCTACTACTACTTCGGCAAGAACCCGACGCTGTGCTTCGACACCACGGTGCCGTTCGGCCTGACCGCACGCCAGCAGAACGCCTGGATGATGCAGGGCAACGGCATGAAGCTGATGCGCGAGTTCTTCAAGGAATACAACGTCGTCAATTTCCTGGGCGGCAACACCAATGCACAGATGGGCGGCTGGTTCCGCAAGGAAATCAAGACCGTGGCCGACCTGCAGGGCCTGAAGTACCGCATCGCCGGCTTTGCCGGCGTGGTGCTGTCGCGCCTGGGCGTGGTGCCGCAGCAGATCGCCGGCGGCGACATCTACCCTGCGCTGGAAAAGGGCACCATCGATGCAGCCGAGTGGGTGGGCCCGTACGATGACGAGAAGCTGGGCTTCTACAAGGTGGCGCCGTACTACTACTACCCGGGCTGGTGGGAAGGCAGCGCGCAGCTGTCGTTCTACGCCTCGGCCACCGAGTACGAGAAGCTGCCGGCGCTGTACAAGCGCGCGCTGGAAACCGCCACCATCGAGGCGCACACCAACATGATGGCCAAGTACGACACGGTCAACCCGCAGGCGCTGGCCCGCCTGCTGGAAAACGGCGTCAAGCTGCGCCCGTTCTCCAAGGAGATCATGGAGGCCTGCTTCAAGGCGACCCAGGAATCCTACGCCGACGAAACCGCCAAGAACCCGTCGTTCAAGAAGATCTACGACGACTGGCGCGTGTTCCGCAACAACCAGGCCGCCTGGTTCAACGTGGCCGAGCAGGGCTTCGCGCAGTTCAGCTTCGCGCGCAAGCTGTAA
- the rarD gene encoding EamA family transporter RarD, protein MQLGILYALLAYIIWGLLPLYIKSLPGIAPLEILLHRMVWSLVFLGLILTWRHQWAWLGRVLRDRRLLLSFGASAALLCANWFLYIWAVSANRVVDASLGYFINPLFSVLLGVVFLHERLRLVQWLSIAVAAAGVAWLTVAAGQLPWIALGLAASFGGYGLLRKTGALGALEGLSLETLLVFPMAAAALAWLFATGQDSFTHAAPGTQWLLLLAGPVTAVPLLFFAAGARRIPLSLLGLLQYTGPTLQLLLGVWLWNEPFPAQKQVGYALIWLSLALYAAEGLWMNTRQKPAIIQSTNEIN, encoded by the coding sequence ATGCAACTCGGCATTCTCTACGCCCTCCTGGCCTACATCATCTGGGGGCTGCTCCCGCTCTATATCAAATCGCTGCCCGGCATTGCGCCGCTGGAGATCCTGCTGCATCGGATGGTGTGGTCGCTGGTATTCCTCGGCCTGATCCTGACCTGGCGGCACCAGTGGGCGTGGCTCGGCCGGGTGCTCAGGGACCGGCGCCTGCTGCTGTCGTTCGGCGCCAGCGCGGCGCTGCTGTGCGCCAACTGGTTCCTCTACATCTGGGCGGTGTCGGCCAACCGCGTGGTCGATGCCAGCCTGGGCTACTTCATCAACCCGCTGTTCAGCGTGCTGCTGGGCGTGGTGTTCCTGCATGAGCGGCTGCGCCTGGTGCAATGGCTGTCGATCGCGGTAGCCGCGGCCGGGGTGGCCTGGCTGACGGTGGCGGCAGGCCAGCTGCCGTGGATCGCGCTGGGGCTGGCGGCCAGTTTCGGCGGCTATGGCCTGCTGCGCAAGACCGGCGCGCTGGGTGCGCTGGAAGGGCTGTCGCTGGAGACGCTGCTGGTGTTCCCGATGGCCGCGGCGGCACTGGCCTGGCTGTTCGCGACCGGCCAGGACAGCTTCACCCACGCAGCGCCGGGTACGCAGTGGCTGCTGCTGCTGGCCGGGCCGGTCACGGCGGTGCCGCTGCTGTTCTTTGCGGCCGGCGCGCGGCGCATTCCGCTGTCGTTGCTGGGCCTGCTGCAGTACACCGGGCCGACGCTGCAGCTGCTGCTGGGCGTGTGGCTGTGGAACGAGCCGTTCCCGGCGCAGAAGCAGGTCGGCTACGCGCTGATCTGGCTATCGCTGGCCTTGTATGCAGCCGAGGGGCTATGGATGAATACGCGGCAGAAGCCCGCTATCATCCAGTCGACCAATGAAATCAACTAA